A genomic window from Bdellovibrio sp. SKB1291214 includes:
- a CDS encoding SRPBCC family protein: MSGSKFIPPSKKGEDSNSQEINITITVKATAAEIWRALTDTDDLENWWGDDVALEPKVGGKFREAWEDDEGNEQLASGKVLSLVPNKSITFTWREKTWDVKVSTECSYLIEDKGKTRTMTVRHTGWEAFPEKLGGKLLKDFQVGWKYHMQELKAYLDDEG; encoded by the coding sequence ATGTCTGGATCGAAATTCATTCCTCCCTCAAAAAAGGGGGAGGATTCCAACAGTCAGGAAATCAATATCACGATCACTGTGAAGGCGACGGCGGCAGAAATCTGGCGCGCCCTGACTGATACGGACGATCTAGAAAACTGGTGGGGCGATGACGTCGCCCTTGAACCTAAGGTCGGGGGAAAGTTCCGCGAAGCTTGGGAAGATGACGAAGGTAACGAGCAACTCGCATCCGGTAAAGTCCTTTCACTTGTTCCCAATAAATCCATTACTTTTACTTGGCGTGAGAAAACCTGGGATGTGAAAGTCTCCACAGAGTGTTCTTATTTGATCGAAGACAAAGGTAAAACTCGCACCATGACAGTTCGCCACACAGGCTGGGAAGCATTCCCAGAAAAGCTGGGTGGGAAACTCCTTAAAGACTTCCAGGTCGGGTGGAAGTATCACATGCAAGAACTCAAAGCATACTTGGACGACGAAGGCTAA
- the murD gene encoding UDP-N-acetylmuramoyl-L-alanine--D-glutamate ligase, with translation MYKEYSELKDKRILVVGLGKTGVSLAHFLTKHGAQVTVTDHKSKPELSAQLEQLGDLPIKYELGGHSPKTFIAQDLVILSPGVPSTLKIFDYARSQGIKITGEFEFSAGFIKEPIIGLTGTNGKTTVARITEAILTQSGVKTWVGGANEKPLVDYLRLDDKAQVVIAEVSSFMLEHCDTFNPGNVVFTNLAENHLDRYRSMEEYVNAKRRIFKNTNQATTSILNADDNAVVELARDPAVQRGRIFYFSRKPALEPQIMNIGGAVNIGDEIRVRTGPEIETFNIKNMKMRGKHSIENVMAAILASREHGATREAVQKVIETFNGLPHRIEYVRKVGGVLFYNDSKATNVHAVLRALDTFDENVILIAGGKDTNLNYEPLRTSVKRKVKTLILVGEAKERINRDLGDFSETFLIGTFEEAVLIAYQKSRIGDIVLLSPGCSSFDMFDSFEERGEYFKEIVRKFH, from the coding sequence ATGTATAAAGAGTATAGTGAATTAAAAGACAAAAGAATCCTTGTTGTCGGTCTTGGTAAAACGGGTGTGTCTTTGGCGCATTTCCTGACTAAGCACGGGGCACAAGTCACTGTAACGGATCATAAATCCAAACCAGAACTTTCTGCGCAGCTTGAGCAATTGGGCGATCTTCCAATCAAGTACGAATTGGGTGGTCACAGTCCAAAAACTTTCATCGCACAAGATCTAGTGATCTTGTCTCCAGGTGTTCCTTCCACATTGAAGATCTTCGATTATGCAAGATCTCAAGGTATCAAGATCACGGGTGAGTTCGAGTTCTCTGCTGGTTTCATCAAAGAACCAATCATTGGTTTGACTGGTACAAACGGTAAAACTACTGTGGCTCGTATCACTGAAGCGATCTTGACTCAATCAGGTGTTAAAACTTGGGTTGGCGGCGCGAATGAAAAGCCGTTGGTAGATTACCTTCGTCTTGATGACAAAGCCCAAGTTGTTATCGCCGAGGTATCTAGCTTCATGCTTGAACACTGCGATACTTTCAATCCAGGCAACGTGGTCTTCACGAACTTGGCTGAAAATCACTTGGACCGTTACCGTTCCATGGAAGAGTACGTAAACGCAAAACGCCGTATCTTCAAAAACACGAACCAAGCGACAACAAGCATCTTGAATGCTGATGATAATGCGGTTGTTGAATTGGCTCGTGATCCAGCGGTTCAACGCGGTCGTATTTTCTACTTCTCTCGTAAACCAGCTTTGGAACCACAAATCATGAATATCGGTGGTGCTGTGAATATCGGTGACGAGATTCGTGTGCGCACAGGTCCTGAGATTGAGACATTCAATATCAAGAACATGAAAATGCGCGGTAAGCACTCGATTGAAAACGTGATGGCAGCTATTCTGGCATCTCGTGAACATGGTGCAACTCGTGAAGCGGTTCAAAAAGTGATTGAGACGTTCAACGGTCTTCCTCACCGTATTGAGTATGTTCGTAAAGTTGGCGGCGTGTTGTTCTACAACGACTCTAAAGCAACAAACGTTCATGCAGTTCTTCGCGCGTTGGATACTTTCGATGAAAACGTGATTTTGATTGCGGGTGGTAAAGACACAAACTTGAACTACGAACCTCTTCGTACTTCTGTTAAACGCAAGGTGAAAACCCTGATCTTGGTCGGGGAAGCGAAAGAACGCATCAACCGTGATCTTGGCGACTTCTCTGAGACTTTCTTGATCGGTACATTTGAGGAGGCGGTTTTGATCGCTTACCAAAAGTCCAGAATCGGCGATATCGTTCTGTTGTCACCGGGCTGTTCAAGCTTTGACATGTTTGACAGTTTCGAGGAGCGTGGTGAATACTTTAAAGAAATCGTGAGAAAATTTCACTGA
- the mraY gene encoding phospho-N-acetylmuramoyl-pentapeptide-transferase, producing the protein MLYQWLYSMSEHFSPLNVFRYITVRTFIAFFTSFLLCWMWGPYFIKRLQLKHFGQSIRDDGPQSHKKKAGTPTMGGGLILLSTLIPCLLWVDMQNPLVWAVLIITWGFGMIGYMDDWLKVSKKNSKGLSGKIRLAGEFLISGAVVAYLVHFHNLGTTVYVPFVKSFGFDLGYAYIVFAALVVVGTANAVNLTDGLDGLAIVPVMISAATLGLFAYVTGHYSIANYLQIPHVVGAGELTPVAATIVAAGMGFLWFNAYPAQVFMGDVGSLSLGGFLGSMAVITQNELLMVVLGGVFVVEALSVITQVISFKLTGKRIFKMAPIHHHFELGGLTETKIIVRFWIISILLAVLSLATLKLR; encoded by the coding sequence ATGCTTTATCAGTGGCTCTATTCAATGTCGGAACATTTCTCGCCGTTGAATGTATTTCGTTACATCACAGTTCGTACGTTCATCGCGTTTTTTACATCTTTCCTACTGTGCTGGATGTGGGGTCCCTACTTCATCAAACGTTTGCAGCTCAAGCATTTTGGGCAATCGATCCGTGACGACGGTCCTCAATCTCATAAGAAAAAAGCCGGAACTCCAACAATGGGTGGTGGGTTGATTCTTCTATCCACTTTAATTCCATGCTTGCTGTGGGTTGATATGCAAAATCCACTGGTATGGGCGGTTTTGATCATCACTTGGGGCTTCGGGATGATCGGTTATATGGATGACTGGTTGAAAGTATCCAAAAAGAACTCAAAAGGGTTGTCTGGAAAAATCCGCTTGGCAGGGGAGTTTTTGATCAGTGGTGCTGTTGTCGCTTATTTGGTTCACTTCCATAATTTGGGCACAACTGTCTACGTTCCGTTCGTAAAATCATTCGGCTTTGATTTAGGTTATGCCTACATTGTTTTTGCAGCTTTAGTTGTGGTCGGAACGGCGAATGCGGTGAATCTGACTGATGGTTTGGATGGCTTGGCAATTGTTCCAGTGATGATCTCTGCAGCGACTTTGGGGTTATTTGCTTATGTCACGGGTCACTATTCCATCGCAAATTACCTTCAAATTCCACATGTCGTGGGAGCAGGTGAGTTAACTCCGGTGGCTGCGACGATTGTTGCTGCGGGAATGGGCTTCTTGTGGTTTAACGCGTATCCCGCGCAGGTCTTCATGGGTGACGTGGGTTCTTTGTCTCTTGGCGGTTTCTTGGGTTCTATGGCTGTCATCACTCAGAATGAGTTGTTGATGGTTGTTTTGGGCGGTGTCTTCGTGGTGGAAGCATTGTCAGTCATCACTCAAGTTATTTCCTTTAAGCTTACCGGTAAGCGTATTTTCAAAATGGCGCCGATTCATCACCACTTTGAATTGGGCGGTTTAACGGAGACGAAGATCATCGTTCGTTTCTGGATTATTTCGATTTTATTGGCTGTTTTAAGTCTAGCGACTCTCAAATTGAGGTAG